In Natrinema sp. HArc-T2, the genomic window TGGAGTCTCAATCAGCCAGAGTCTTCACGGTGGCAACTTCATCCATATTATGAATTTTAGTTATTGCATATCAAATGTAATGCGACTGCAGGCTTCGACGATCGAACGAATCGGCCTCACAGTCGATTCATACTTGTCGCCGTTTTGCGCGCCCAGTGTCGGTCGGTGAAATCACCGAGGATTCGACCGACGGTTATTGGGGACGCCCCTGTCGCTCATTCGGGTGTGCGACGGTCTGCCGGCCTGTCGGTGAGGATACGTAGAATGGCGAGGATGGAGCGATTGCCCGAGAAAAGTCACGTCGTCGACTGCTGAGTCGATGTAGCCCCATTCGAAGCACCAACTGAATCCCCAGGGTATCTGCCTTTGTACCCGTGTGATACGGACTCCAGTCTCTGTGGGTACCGGCAGGTCCGCGACCCGCCATGCGGGCGCCCGTTGGGACCCAGTGACAGCAGACTGTATGCATCCAGCCAGTGACGGATCTGCGGAGGTTACGTGAATGGCATGGAGAACAGCCGCCCAATGGCAGCAAGTAATTGCAGTCACTCCAGCACCACCTCGACCTCGCAGACAACCGTGGTCTTACCGGATACGCCTGCCCTAGTCGAAATCGAGCGCCTCGACGAACGAGACTTCCTCGAGCAGACCGCAAAAGCCGCCCGGATGGGCGTAGGATGGTGGCCGCCGGGCGAGCTGAGAAAACGTAGGTTCGAGGCTGATTGGATCGGTCTCTGTCGCGCGGGGTAACGCGACAGAAAAGATGCTCGGGAGAATCAGTATCAATTTCGTCCCGATTCTCAGTTGTTCAGAATCGTCTCCGGGACACTCGTTGGAAGTAGATCGTGGTCGGGTAGAGCTGCGCTTAGTAACAACTGAAACGATTCACACATCGATCGCACCGTCCGCAGCTCTCGCTCACGTCGTAGCTCCGACCCGCGCGCCCCTCGTGCGAACGGGTGTGCAGTGACGTCAGTGGGTGCTATAGACGCGTAGCGAGCACGGCTGGCGCGTTCGTGGGACTCGAGATGAGCCATGTGAAGCGCTGAACACCAGTCGATCGAGGCCACCTATGATGCTATTATATGTGTATATATTACATTAATTCCTAATATTTATGCGGCTATCGAACGACCAGTAGTATGTATGTACGACATCAGGGGTAATTCTGATACCACATCAACATACGAGTGTCTGAGCTGTGGCGAGATTGTCACCACCGATACCCGGGACGGGAAATGTGCTCGTTGTGGGCGGACGAACACCTTCCAAAATCGAGCTCTCTCACTCGAATAACTAATCTCTCCTCTAAACAAGAGATGTCCTCTCATACATCGTCAACAACGATCGAACGGACGGTTTCTCAGCCAGACGACGCGGATGTCACGTCAGCAGTTGCAACGGCTCGACGCCAACTCGAGCACGCTGCAACGCACCTCGATATCGATCCGAACATCGTCGAACGGCTCAAACATCCGGCAGCTGTCCACGAGGTAACAGTACCAGTCGAACGCGATGACGGTTCCATCGATGTGTTCACTGGCTATCGCGCACACCACGACAGCGTTCGCGGTCCGTTCAAAGGCGGCCTGCGATACCATCCGGGGGTCACTCGCGAGGAGTGTATCGGCCTCTCGATGTGGATGACCTGGAAGTGTGCCGTGATGGATCTGCCCTTCGGCGGCGCGAAAGGCGGGATCGTCGTCGATCCCAAAGAGCTCAGCGAGGCGGAAAAGGAACGCCTTACGAGGCGGTTCACGGACGAGATTCGGGACATCATCGGGCCGAACAAGGACATTCCTGCACCCGACATGGGGACCGATTCCCAGACGATGTCCTGGATCATGGACGCCTACAGCATGCAAGAGGCAGAGACGCTCCCCGGCGTCGTGACCGGCAAGCCACCCGTCATCGGCGGCAGTTACGGCCGCGAGGAGGCCCCGGGACGGAGCGTCGCCCTCATTGCTCGCGAAGCTTGCGAGTACTACGACTATCCGCTCGAGGAGACGACCGTCGCCGTTCAGGGGTTCGGGAGCGTCGGAGCGAACGCAGCCCGCCTGCTCGATGAGTGGGGCGCAACCGTCGTCGCGGTCAGCGACGTCAACGGAGCAGCTTACGATCCAGCGGGACTCGATCCCCATATGATCCCGTCACACGACGAAGAACCCGAGGCTGTTACCGACTACGCCGACGAGACGATCGAGAACGACGAACTGCTCACGTTGGATGTCGATCTTCTCATTCCGGCAGCCATCGGCGACGTGATTACCGAAGCTAACGCCGACAGTATTCAGGCGGACCTCATCGTCGAAGGTGCAAACGGCCCGACGACGTTCGCGGCGGATGCGATCCTGGCCGAACGCGACATTCCGGTCGTCCCGGACATTCTCGCCAACGCTGGCGGGGTCACCGTCTCCTACTTCGAGTGGCTCCAGGATATCAACCGCCGGTCGTGGTCGCTCGAGGAAGTACAGGAACAACTCGACCAGGAAATGCTGTCCGCGTGGGACGAAGTCCGAGCCGAGGTCGAAACGAGAGATGTAACGTGGCGAGATGCGGCATACATCGTTGCTCTCTCGCGGTTGGTTGACGCCCACGCTAATCGCGGTCTTTGGCCGTAAGTACAGCGGTTCAAGGCGACTGTCTGATCCGGGAGGACCAGGACGATTCCGGCACGCTGCTACGCAGTCGACAGTTAATCGCACGGGCGCCCGGTCGTAATCAGGAGAGAAGGGAGGTGACGAACGCAGCACAGTGAGGTTCCGTGGTCAGAGCTGGGTTCAATATTTTTATCGTTCGACTTGTTCCCGAAGCTGATCCTCCGGTCGTCACTTTTCAGAATCGGCCATACGGACTCCTGGCAGTCAGTTTCGGTGCAACCGCGACCCGAGCTGCGGTTGCACCGGTACATCGTGACAGCAGACCGCATCAGTGCTACAGAAAATACATGGTGTCATAATTGAACGACTGGCGTATACGCCCTCACGGACACGCCGCACGGTCCTCGCCGCCTGCGGACCCCCGTACTTTCCGGTTGCTCGGATGTCTTGAAGACTGGCTTGTCCAGATCGCTTTCGACTGCTCTCCGACAGTCCATCAATGGCCGATGTACGGCCACGATGTTGCTCGCACGAGCCGTGTGTCTTCTCGTGACCTGCCGTCGGTCGGCTATTCTACCTGGGTTGGCATGTCTCGTCTGTTTTCGTCGCCAGTTGCGATCTCCACAGCGCTCTGGCCGTGGAATCTCGATTGTTGGGACAATATGGCCTCCTCTCACAGTCTTAGAAGTTCGGTACGGGAACACGCCGATTACAACGCGTCAAAGATCATCGGGTTGTAGTCTCTCCAGTCGATGACGAAAACGAATCATGTCAACAGTAGCGTGATATCGTGTGATAGTACTATACCGCGTGAATACGCCCGGTAACTCTCTTTTGAATAGCCAGTCGTCTCGAGTGGGAAGCCCGAATAGTCGTGAACAGCTCCGCCGGAGTTCGAGTGGGAGAAACAGTAACCCGAGTGGGAGAAACAGTGGCCTGAGTATTTATTGGGGCGGCTGGACTGGTCGCAATGCCCTACGAGGCGACGCGTTGCCGGATCTCCGACCTCGTAGGATACGATACCGGCAAGAGAACCATGACATACCAACAGCCACCGCAACAGCAACTAGAACAGCCAACTCAACAGCGAGCCGGACACCAGCGACCGCAGCACCAGACCGGACGACAGCAGCACCAACAGCAACCGCAGCACCAGACCGGACAGCAGTCCCAGCAACCGCAGTCGCGCGACCAGGCCGTCCCGCAGCAGGTCTCACAGGCCATCCACCAACTCGAGGAACTCGAATCGGACGCCGAGTGGGCGCACGGACAGGCGATGAAGGCTGGCGACCGGTTCACCTCCGGAATGCTGGCTGATCTCACCCAGATTATCCACCTCCAAAAGACGCTGCTCCTGCGGCAGTCCGACTTCGCACAGACGTTCGGTCAGTGCACCCAGCAAGCACTCCAACAGAGCACCCAGCAACTCCAGCAGTCCCAGG contains:
- a CDS encoding rubrerythrin-like domain-containing protein; its protein translation is MYDIRGNSDTTSTYECLSCGEIVTTDTRDGKCARCGRTNTFQNRALSLE
- the gdhB gene encoding glutamate dehydrogenase GdhB — encoded protein: MSSHTSSTTIERTVSQPDDADVTSAVATARRQLEHAATHLDIDPNIVERLKHPAAVHEVTVPVERDDGSIDVFTGYRAHHDSVRGPFKGGLRYHPGVTREECIGLSMWMTWKCAVMDLPFGGAKGGIVVDPKELSEAEKERLTRRFTDEIRDIIGPNKDIPAPDMGTDSQTMSWIMDAYSMQEAETLPGVVTGKPPVIGGSYGREEAPGRSVALIAREACEYYDYPLEETTVAVQGFGSVGANAARLLDEWGATVVAVSDVNGAAYDPAGLDPHMIPSHDEEPEAVTDYADETIENDELLTLDVDLLIPAAIGDVITEANADSIQADLIVEGANGPTTFAADAILAERDIPVVPDILANAGGVTVSYFEWLQDINRRSWSLEEVQEQLDQEMLSAWDEVRAEVETRDVTWRDAAYIVALSRLVDAHANRGLWP